Proteins encoded in a region of the Drosophila sechellia strain sech25 chromosome 2L, ASM438219v1, whole genome shotgun sequence genome:
- the LOC116801557 gene encoding uncharacterized protein LOC116801557, giving the protein MMSEKTIQFLKKQSEIILEIRKLEVKPTLTDVEILKLNELQKCFIANHSNLLKIGVVDHEYFNAKQYDLIMMVLEKIKNKNEKIKGESVENTFPKSNTVPKSNPPPTLNLEMCGHPEKEGIAQNNALKVEQAFRNNVGQFRVYLEDTSKLIDSSPDFLKIRKNKIEFLWHKIDNLIEQVNSHFESSLFEEEISELEFDKQNILTAINSRLSGTINKAEMSTVVKAEELPTLPKIQIPTFFGDSKEWDLFNELFTELIHVREDLSPSLKFNYLKSALKGEARNVVTHLLLGSGENYEATWEFLTKRYENKRNIFSDHMNRLMDMPNLNLESNKQIKTFIDTINESIYIIKLKAQLPEDVDAIFAHIILRKFNKESLNLYESHVKKTKEIQALSDVMDFLEQRLNSISSFSQEVKPVKKMINNNKNKNYSDNCAYCKLPGHYLIQCHKFKIMNPAERSDWVRKNGICLRCLRHPFGKKCISEQLCSTCRKPHHTLLHFAGHNPEKVNTCRTTGQALLATALIQVKSRYGGFEQLRALIDSGSQSTIISEESAQILKLKKFRSHTEISGVSSTGTCISKHKAVISIRNSPKNLEIEAIILPKLMKALPVNTINVDQKKWKNFKLADPDFNKPGRIDLIIGADVYTHILQNGVIKIDGLLGQKTDFGWIVSGCKKSKGKETIVATTIEIKELDRYWEVEEEEKDDIESEICENKFIKTTKKDSDGRYIVSIPFKEDVTLGDSKKQAIARYMNLEKKLKRNEKLKVDYTKFMNEYMDLGHMIEVSDEGKYFLPHQAVIRDSSLTTKLRVVFDASAKTTNNKSLNDIMWVGPRVQKDIFDIIIKWRKWEFVVSADIEKMYRQIKIDNDDQKYQYILWRNSPKEKIKTYKLTTVTYGTASAPYLATRVLVDIADKCKNQVISAIIRNDFYMDDLMTGADSVEEANKLITLILHELQKVGFNLRKWISNNSKILTTVEDTGDNKVLNIIENECVKTLGLKWEPQNDLFKFSVNCNDESKNINKRVVLSTLAKIFDPLGWLAPVTVSGKLFIQKLWINKSEWDQELSIEDKNYWEKYKENLLLLENIRIPRWINSNSSSVIQIHGFADASEKAYAAVVYAKVGPHVNIIASKSRVNPIKNRKTIPKLELCAAHLLSELIQRLKGSIDNIMEIYAWSDSTITLAWINSGQSKIKFIKRRTDDIRKLKNTEWNHVKSEDNPADLASRGVDSNQLINCDFWWKGPKWLADPKELWPRQQSVEEPVLINTVLNGKIDDPIYELIERYSSIEKLIRIIAYINRFVQMKTRNKAYSSIISVKEIRIAETVVIKKQQEYQFRQEIKCLKIKKEIKTNNKILSLNPFLDKDGVLRVGGRLQNSNAEFNVKHPIILEKCHLTSLLIKNAHKETLHGGINLMRNYIQRKYWIFGLKNSLKKYLRECVTCARYKQNTAQQIMGNLPKYRVTMTFPFLNTGIDYAGPYYVKCSKNRGQKTFKGYVAVFVCMATKAIHLEMVSDLTSDAFLAALRRFIARRGKCSNIYSDNGTNFVGAARKLDQELFNAIQENITIAAQLEKDRIDWHFIPPAGPHFGGIWEAGVKSMKYHLKRIIGDTILTYEEMSTLLCQIEACLNSRPLYTIVSEVPKIIWDPLKLSILNHTEEFERLNNEIKFMKENHQKLKDLHFHHISGHAGLIIALILMIVLIIYFIRNVLCNKECKQ; this is encoded by the exons atgatgTCAGAAAAGACTATTCAATTCCTTAAGAAGCAGTCCGAAATTATTTTGGAAATTAGAAAGTTGGAAGTAAAACCAACATTAACAGATGTAGAAattctaaaattaaatgagcttcaaaaatgtttcattgctaATCATAGCAATTTGTTAAAGATCGGCGTTGTCGATCATGAATATTTTAACGCGAAGCAGTATGATTTAATAATGATGGTgttagaaaaaattaaaaataaaaatgaaaaaattaaggGCGAGTCGGTAGAAAACACTTTCCCTAAATCAAACACTGTCCCTAAATCAAACCCTCCCCCTACATTAAACCTTGAAATGTGTGGTCACCCTGAAAAAGAGGGTATAGCACAAAACAACGCTTTAAAAGTAGAGCAGGCATTTCGAAATAATGTTGGCCAATTTCGAGTATATCTAGAAGATACGTCTAAACTAATAGACAGTAGTCCAGATTTCcttaaaataaggaaaaataaaattgaatttttatggcataaaaTAGATAACCtgattgaacaggtgaatagTCATTTTGAGAGCTCGCTATTCGAAGAAGAAATTAGCGAACTTGAAtttgacaaacaaaatattcttaCAGCCATTAATAGTCGACTCAGtggcacaataaataaagctgaaATGTCGACGGTTGTTAAGGCGGAGGAGTTACCAACCCTGCCTAAAATACAGATTCCCACTTTCTTTGGTGATTCCAAAGAATGGGATCTTTTTAATGAACTCTTTACAGAGCTCATACATGTGAGAGAGGATCTCAGTCCTTCTCtcaaatttaattatctaAAGTCAGCATTAAAAGGAGAAGCCAGAAATGTGGTTACTCATTTACTGCTCGGCTCTGGAGAAAATTATGAAGCCACTTGGGAGTTTTTGACCAAGCGATATGAGAATAAAAGAAACATATTCTCAGATCATATGAATAGGCTTATGGATatgccaaatttaaatttagaatccaataagcaaataaagacATTTATTGACACGATTAACGAgtcaatttatattataaaattaaaggcacAATTACCAGAAGATGTGGATGCAATTTTCGCTCACATAATTCTTCGGAAATTCAATAAAGAATCACTCAATTTATATGAAAGCCATGTTAAAAAGACAAAAGAAATACAGGCACTTTCTGATGTCATGGACTTTTTAGAGCAAAGGCTCAATTCTATATCATCATTCTCACAGGAAGTAAAACCTGTaaagaaaatgattaataataacaagaataaaaattatagTGACAATTGTGCATATTGCAAACTACCAGGgcattatttaattcaatgccataaatttaaaataatgaatcCAGCAGAACGGTCTGACTGGGTAAGAAAAAATGGGATTTGCCTAAGATGTCTGAGGCATCCGTTtggtaaaaaatgtataagcgAGCAGCTTTGTTCGACTTGTCGTAAACCTCACCACACGTTACTTCACTTTGCAGGTCATAATCCAGAAAAAGTGAATACGTGTAGAACAACAGGTCAAGCCTTGTTGGCCACGGCCTTGATTCAAGTAAAGTCGAGGTATGGAGGCTTTGAACAATTAAGAGCATTGATTGATAGTGGCTCTCAAAGCACAATTATTTCAGAAGAGTCTGCACAGAttctaaaattgaaaaaatttcgGTCTCATACTGAAATAAGTGGAGTATCTTCCACAGGAACGTGCATCTCCAAGCACAAAGCGGTTATTTCGATAAGAAATTCTCcgaaaaatttagaaattgaAGCAATTATTCTCCCAAAACTTATGAAGGCACTTCCAGTCAACACGATTAATGTTGATCAGAAAAAATGGAAGAACTTTAAATTAGCCGACCCCGATTTTAATAAACCGGGTCGCATTGATCTAATCATTGGAGCAGACGTATATACTCACATTCTGCAAAATGGAGTTATAAAAATAGACGGTCTCCTTgggcaaaaaactgatttcGGGTGGATAGTTTCTGGATGTAAAAAATCCAAAGgaaaagaaaccattgtagccacaacaatagaaataaaagagttAGATCGCTACTGGGAagtggaagaagaagaaaaagatgATATCGAGTCTGAAAtctgtgaaaataaatttatcaaaacgacaaaaaaagATTCAGATGGGCGATACATTGTGTCAATTCCATTCAAGGAGGATGTCACCTTAGGAGATTCAAAGAAACAAGCGATAGCTCGTTACATGAATCTggagaaaaaactaaaaagaaatgaaaaacttaaggTTGACTACACTAAATTCATGAATGAATACATGGATTTAGGACACATGATTGAAGTGAGTGATgaaggcaaatattttttaccgCACCAGGCAGTGATTAGAGATTCAAGCCTTACGACCAAATTGAGAGTAGTTTTTGATGCTTCAGCAAAAACTACGAATAACAAAAGTTTGAACGACATAATGTGGGTTGGGCCACGAGTTCAAAAAGATATTTTtgacattattattaaatggagaaaatgggaatttgttgtttcggCAGACATTGAAAAGATGTACCGACAAATTAAAATAGATAATGATGatcaaaaatatcaatatattttatggagAAATTctccaaaagaaaaaattaaaacatataaattaacCACAGTCACTTACGGAACTGCATCTGCACCATATTTGGCTACCAGGGTTCTGGTAGATATTGCAGATAAATGTAAAAACCAAGTTATTAGTGCAATAATTAGGAATGATTTCTATATGGATGACCTAATGACTGGAGCTGATTCGGTAGAAGaagctaataaattaataacattaattCTCCATGAATTGCAGAAAGTTGGATTCAACTTAAGGAAATGGATTTCCAACAATTCCAAAATATTAACCACTGTGGAGGACACAGGGGACAATAAGGTTCTCAATATTATCGAAAATGAATGTGTTAAAACTTTAGGACTAAAATGGGAACctcaaaatgatttatttaagttcAGCGTAAATTGTAATGatgaatcaaaaaatataaataagcgcGTTGTGTTATCAACGctagcaaaaatatttgatccGTTAGGATGGTTGGCACCAGTCACGGTTtcaggaaaactttttattcaaaaactttggataaataaaagtgaatgGGATCAGGAATTATCCATAGAAGATAAAAATTAttgggaaaaatataaagaaaatttattattgttagaGAATATTCGAATCCCAAGGTGGATTAATTCAAACAGTTCTTCAGTCATTCAGATTCACGGATTTGCGGACGCCTCCGAAAAAGCATATGCTGCAGTAGTCTATGCTAAAGTAGGACCTCATGTTAATATAATAGCTAGCAAAAGTAGAGTCAACCCTATAAAAAATAGGAAGACAATTCCCAAACTCGAGCTGTGTGCAGCTCACCTGCTTAGTGAATTAATCCAAAGACTAAAAGGATCAATTGACAATATAATGGAGATCTATGCTTGGAGTGATTCCACGATTACCTTAGCATGGATTAACAGTGGTCAAAGTAAgatcaaatttataaaaagaaGAACGGATGACAttcggaaattaaaaaatactgaATGGAATCATGTTAAGTCAGAGGATAATCCAGCAGATTTAGCATCCAGGGGAGTGGATTCTAACCAGTTGATCAACTGTGATTTTTGGTGGAAAGGTCCGAAATGGCTAGCAGACCCAAAAGAACTTTGGCCTCGGCAGCAGTCTGTAGAAGAACCTGTCTTAATAAATACGGTATTAAATGGCAAAATAGATGATCCTATTTACGAATTAATAGAAAGGTATTCCAGTATAGAAAAACTTATACGTATAATAGCATACATAAATAGATTCGTGCAGAtgaaaacaagaaataaaGCCTATTCATCAATTATTTCAGTAAAGGAGATAAGAATAGCGGAAACAGTTGTTATTAAGAAACAACAAGAATACCAGTTTAGGCAAGAGATAAAGTGCcttaaaatcaaaaaggaaatcaagacaaataataaaatattgtcaTTGAATCCATTTTTGGACAAGGATGGGGTTCTAAGAGTTGGAGGAAGATTGCAAAATTCCAatgcagaatttaatgttaaacatccaATCATTTTAGAAAAATGCCACCTAACAagcttattaataaaaaatgctcaTAAGGAAACATTGCATGGAGGGATAAACCTAATGCGAAACTATATCCAAAGAAAGTATTGGATTTTCGGGTtgaaaaattcgttgaaaaagtATTTAAGAGAATGTGTAACGTGTGCAAggtataaacaaaatacagcTCAGCAAATAATGGGTAACTTGCCAAAATATAGAGTGACGATGACATTCCCGTTTCTTAATACTGGAATAGATTACGCAGGTCCTTATTATgttaaatgttcaaaaaatcgtggccaaaaaacatttaaaggaTACGTTGCTGTATTCGTTTGCATGGCCACCAAAGCCATACACTTAGAAATGGTAAGCGATCTAACTTCAGACGCATTTTTAGCAGCACTCAGAAGATTTATTGCTAGACGGGGAAAATGTTCCAATATCTATTCAGACAACGGAACAAATTTTGTAGGAGCTGCAAGAAAATTAGATCAAGAGTTATTTAATGCAATACAAGAAAATATAACGATTGCAGCGCAGCTTGAAAAGGACAGGATTGATTGGCATTTTATTCCCCCGGCAGGACCTCACTTCGGAGGTATTTGGGAAGCTGGAGTtaagtcaatgaaataccatttAAAGCGTATAATCGGCGACACTATTTTGACTTACGAAGAAATGTCAACTCTTTTATGTCAAATAGAAGCATGCTTAAATTCAAGGCCATTATACACTATAG TTAGTGAAGTGCCGAAGATTATTTGGGATCCGCTGAAACTATCAATATTAAATCATACTGAGGAATTTGAACGAttgaataatgaaattaaatttatgaaagagAACCATCAAAAATTGAAAGATTTACATTTCCATCATATTTCCGGACATGCTGGATTAATTATTGCCTTAATACTAATGatagtattaataatatatttcatacgGAATGTGCTGTGCAACAAAGAATGCAAGCAATAA
- the LOC6614469 gene encoding protein phosphatase inhibitor 2, with translation MDGDQVKGILKSGNNSAQFSLKAAKFDEVNILATFHPAGKDYGHMIIDEPKTPFVFEEDLPKELDTNALIEKLRHTSKSEMPAFGIEGDSDESSADEDFPESVEEKVRRMEFEKRRKVHYKEFYSVPLARRLIADEFAELTSSEYNIHCEGGMESCEACSENNQLHGEASNLTTKYSYSESQSEYRLSDHSEPEPGFSPSHHCYQKLKAELFSKAEPEELASLTHLHRIPSVNDDEPSREPRVPYPSVVPTQNQNLRENKSSLKITSEKLPPARICKSNPDNRAGTSKNETR, from the coding sequence ATGGACGGGGACCAAGTAAAGGGCATCCTAAAGTCGGGAAACAACAGTGCGCAATTTAGCCTCAAGGCGGCCAAATTTGATGAGGTCAACATACTGGCCACGTTCCACCCGGCTGGTAAGGATTACGGGCACATGATCATCGACGAACCGAAGACACCCTTCGTCTTTGAGGAGGATTTGCCAAAGGAGTTGGATACAAATGCGCTGATCGAAAAGTTGAGACACACTTCAAAGTCAGAAATGCCGGCATTTGGCATTGAAGGAGACTCAGATGAGTCCTCGGCGGACGAGGACTTTCCCGAGTCTGTAGAGGAAAAAGTGCGAAGAATGGAGTTTGAGAAGCGTCGAAAAGTGCACTACAAGGAGTTCTATTCGGTTCCACTGGCTCGACGTCTTATAGCCGACGAATTTGCCGAGTTGACCAGTTCAGAGTATAATATTCACTGCGAAGGCGGAATGGAATCTTGTGAAGCGTGCAGTGAAAACAATCAGCTCCACGGCGAAGCAAGCAACTTGACAACCAAATACTCATATTCTGAAAGTCAATCCGAATACAGGTTATCAGATCATTCTGAGCCTGAACCAGGTTTCTCCCCCAGCCATCACTGCTACCAAAAACTGAAGGCCGAGCTCTTTAGCAAAGCAGAGCCGGAAGAATTGGCCTCTTTAACTCACTTGCATCGAATCCCTTCGGTCAATGACGATGAACCAAGTCGCGAGCCTCGCGTCCCATACCCTTCGGTTGTTCCGACTCAAAACCAAAATCTACGTGAAAACAAGAGTTCACTGAAAATAACGTCCGAGAAGCTGCCTCCTGCTCGTATTTGTAAATCCAATCCAGATAATCGTGCTGGCACTTCTAAAAACGAGACCCGCTGA
- the LOC6614468 gene encoding LOW QUALITY PROTEIN: glycine-rich cell wall structural protein 1 (The sequence of the model RefSeq protein was modified relative to this genomic sequence to represent the inferred CDS: inserted 2 bases in 1 codon), translating to MAQLFSICLLIATVVNVHGFTKYGRDCRDISCAPGQQCIISREPCSGSNKLENTQCGKYPTCVMQNYYSSISGETLERGKRQANQQGYGMGGSGMGRPNGMNNGGNGGNGMGGQYGNGMGGQNGNGMGGNGMRGNGNGMGPGGMSGRGGNGNGMGRGGMGGNGVGSGGLGGNGMGGRGGYGNGMGGNGMGPGGLGGNGMGPGGMGGNGMGGQGGYKGXGGQNGMGGPNGMGGRNGMGGPNGMGGSMGGGPNRMCGPPGGQNGMGGPPGGPNGMGPGNWQGNSNGNGNNGNGSNRYRGNNSNQNYSTTPSTTTDGW from the exons ATGGCGCAACTTTTTAGTATATGCCTACTAATAGCAACAGTGGTCAATGTTCACGGATTTACga AATATGGACGTGACTGCCGGGATATTTCATGTGCTCCTGGTCAGCAGTGCATTATATCCAGAGAGCCCTGTTCAGGATCAAATAAACTTGAAAACACTCAATGCGGGAAGTATCCCACTTGTGTAATGCAAAACTATTACTCCTCTATTTCAG GTGAAACCTTAGAGCGTGGAAAACGGCAGGCTAACCAGCAAGGATATGGAATGGGtggcagtggaatggggcGGCCCAATGGAATGAACAACGGAGGAAACGGTGGAAATGGAATGGGTGGTCAGTATGGAAACGGAATGGGTGGACAGAATGGAAATGGTATGGGCGGCAATGGAATGAgaggaaacggaaacggaatgGGGCCAGGTGGAATGAGCGGTAGAGGAGGGAACGGCAATGGAATGGGGCGAGGAGGAATGGGTGGTAATGGAGTGGGTTCCGGTGGTTTGGGCGGAAATGGAATGGGTGGCAGGGGAGGATATGGAAACGGTATGGGTGGTAATGGAATGGGTCCAGGTGGGCTGGGCGGAAACGGAATGGGTCCTGGAGGAATGGGTGGTAATGGAATGGGAGGACAGGGCGGCTACAAGGG GGGGGGACAAAACGGAATGGGTGGACCAAATGGAATGGGAGGTCGCAATGGAATGGGTGGACCAAATGGAATGGGAGGATCAATGGGTGGCGGTCCAAATAGAATGTGTGGACCACCCGGTGGGCAAAATGGAATGGGTGGACCACCCGGTGGTCCAAACGGAATGGGACCAGGCAACTGGCAAGGCAATagcaatggaaatggaaataatgGCAATGGTAGTAACCGATATAGGGGCAATAACTCCAATCAGAACTACAGCACTACTCCTTCGACAACAACGGATGGCTGGTAA